The following coding sequences are from one Streptomyces dengpaensis window:
- a CDS encoding iron-sulfur cluster assembly accessory protein produces MSVSDETTTVNDGIILSDAAAAKVKALLDQEGRDDLALRVAVQPGGCSGLRYQLFFDERSLDGDVVKDFGGVKVVTDRMSAPYLGGASIDFVDTIEKQGFTIDNPNATGSCACGDSFS; encoded by the coding sequence ATGTCCGTATCGGACGAGACCACCACCGTGAACGACGGCATCATCCTGTCCGACGCCGCTGCGGCCAAGGTCAAGGCCCTGCTCGACCAGGAAGGCCGCGACGATCTGGCGCTGCGCGTCGCCGTTCAGCCCGGTGGCTGCTCCGGCCTGCGCTACCAGCTCTTCTTCGACGAGCGCTCCCTCGACGGCGATGTCGTCAAGGACTTCGGCGGCGTCAAGGTCGTCACCGACCGCATGAGCGCTCCGTACCTGGGCGGCGCGTCCATCGACTTCGTGGACACCATCGAGAAGCAGGGCTTCACGATCGACAACCCGAACGCGACGGGCTCCTGCGCCTGCGGCGACTCCTTCAGCTGA
- a CDS encoding carbohydrate kinase family protein, whose protein sequence is MRIAVTGSIATDHLMTFPGRFADQLVADQLHTVSLSFLVDNLDVRRGGVGANIAFGMGQLGTRPILVGAAGSDFDEYRAWLDRHGVDTDSVRISEVLHTARFVCTTDADHNQIGSFYTGAMSEARLIELKAVADRVGGLDLVLIGADDPEAMLRHTEECRSRSIPFAADFSQQIARMNGDEIRILLDGATYLFSNEYEKGLIESKTGWTDEEILSKVGHRVTTLGSRGVRVEQAGEEPIEVGVPEEELKADPTGVGDAFRAGFLSGLAWGVSLERAAQVGCMLATLVIETVGTQEYQLSRAHFMDRFTKAYGHEAATEVRAHLA, encoded by the coding sequence GTGCGTATCGCAGTCACCGGCTCCATCGCCACCGACCACCTCATGACCTTCCCCGGCCGTTTCGCCGACCAGCTGGTCGCGGACCAGCTGCACACGGTCTCCCTCTCCTTCCTGGTCGACAACCTCGACGTGCGCCGGGGCGGGGTCGGCGCGAACATCGCCTTCGGCATGGGTCAGCTCGGCACCCGGCCGATCCTGGTCGGTGCGGCCGGCTCCGACTTCGACGAGTACCGCGCGTGGCTGGACCGCCATGGCGTCGACACCGACTCGGTCCGCATCTCCGAGGTGCTGCACACCGCGCGCTTCGTGTGTACCACCGACGCCGACCACAACCAGATCGGCTCCTTCTACACGGGCGCGATGAGCGAGGCACGGCTCATCGAGCTCAAGGCCGTGGCGGACCGGGTCGGCGGTCTCGACCTCGTCCTGATCGGCGCGGACGACCCCGAGGCGATGCTGCGCCACACGGAGGAGTGCCGCTCCCGCTCGATTCCCTTCGCCGCCGACTTCTCGCAGCAGATCGCCCGGATGAACGGCGACGAGATCCGGATACTGCTCGACGGGGCGACCTACCTCTTCTCGAACGAGTACGAGAAGGGGCTCATCGAGTCGAAGACGGGCTGGACCGACGAGGAGATCCTGTCGAAGGTCGGCCACCGCGTGACGACCCTCGGCTCGCGCGGCGTCCGCGTCGAGCAGGCGGGCGAGGAGCCGATCGAGGTCGGCGTGCCGGAGGAGGAGCTCAAGGCCGACCCGACGGGCGTCGGCGACGCGTTCCGCGCCGGGTTCCTGTCCGGCCTCGCCTGGGGCGTCTCCCTGGAGCGCGCCGCCCAGGTCGGCTGCATGCTCGCCACGCTGGTCATCGAAACGGTCGGCACCCAGGAGTACCAGCTCAGCCGCGCCCACTTCATGGACCGCTTCACCAAGGCCTACGGCCACGAGGCCGCCACCGAGGTCCGGGCTCACCTGGCCTGA
- a CDS encoding cysteine desulfurase/sulfurtransferase TusA family protein gives MVYFDAASAAPLHPVARQALQASLDEGWADPARLYREGRRARLLLDAAREAAAEAVGCRPDELVFTTSGTRAVHAGIEGALAGRRRAGRHLIVSAVEHSSVLHSADVHEAAGGSVTQIPVDRTGRVSPSAYADALRPDTALACLQSANHEVGTEQPVAEVAQVCRAAGVPLLVDAAQSLVWGRVEGDWSLLTASAHKWGGPSGVGLLVVRKGVRFAPQGPVDERESGRAAGFENIPAVVAAAASLRAVRAEAAAEAARLRELTDRIRVRVPALVPDVEVVGDDTHRLPGIVTFSCLYVDGEALLHELDRAGFSVSSGSSCTSSTLIPSHVLKAMGVLSEGNVRVSLPPGTPSADVDRFLSVLPGTVAAIREKLGVPVEPARAPAGSDSLVVDALGRRCPIPVIELAKVIGDVPVGGTVRVLSDDEAARLDIPAWCEMRGQEYVGEQAAERGVGYVVRRVK, from the coding sequence GTGGTCTACTTCGACGCTGCCTCCGCCGCTCCCCTACATCCCGTCGCCCGCCAGGCCCTGCAGGCCTCGCTGGACGAGGGGTGGGCCGACCCCGCCCGCCTCTACCGCGAGGGGAGGCGGGCCCGGCTGCTGCTCGACGCGGCGCGTGAGGCGGCGGCCGAGGCGGTGGGCTGCCGCCCGGACGAGCTGGTCTTCACCACCTCCGGGACGCGGGCCGTGCACGCCGGGATCGAGGGCGCTCTCGCGGGCCGGCGGCGCGCCGGACGCCACCTGATCGTGTCTGCCGTCGAACATTCGTCGGTGCTCCATTCGGCGGACGTACACGAGGCCGCGGGCGGATCGGTGACACAGATCCCGGTCGACCGTACGGGCAGGGTGTCCCCCTCCGCGTACGCCGACGCCCTGCGCCCCGACACCGCGCTCGCCTGCCTCCAGTCGGCCAACCATGAGGTGGGGACGGAGCAGCCGGTGGCTGAGGTGGCGCAGGTGTGCCGGGCGGCGGGGGTGCCGCTGCTGGTGGACGCGGCGCAGTCACTGGTGTGGGGCCGGGTGGAGGGCGACTGGTCCCTCCTCACGGCGAGCGCCCACAAGTGGGGCGGACCTTCGGGCGTCGGGCTGCTCGTCGTACGCAAAGGGGTGCGGTTCGCTCCTCAAGGGCCCGTGGACGAGCGGGAGTCGGGGCGAGCGGCCGGGTTCGAGAACATCCCCGCCGTGGTGGCCGCGGCGGCCTCGCTGCGCGCCGTCCGCGCAGAAGCGGCCGCGGAGGCCGCGCGTCTGCGGGAGCTGACGGACCGGATCCGCGTACGCGTCCCCGCGCTCGTCCCCGACGTGGAGGTGGTCGGCGACGACACCCACCGCCTGCCGGGGATCGTCACCTTCTCCTGCCTCTACGTCGACGGAGAGGCCCTCCTCCACGAACTGGACCGCGCGGGCTTCTCGGTCTCCTCCGGTTCGTCCTGCACGAGCAGCACCCTCATCCCCAGCCACGTCCTGAAGGCCATGGGCGTCCTGAGCGAGGGCAACGTCCGCGTCTCGCTGCCACCGGGCACGCCGTCCGCCGACGTCGACCGCTTCCTGTCGGTCCTCCCTGGCACGGTCGCGGCGATCCGCGAAAAGCTGGGCGTCCCGGTGGAGCCGGCCAGGGCTCCCGCCGGTTCCGACAGCCTCGTCGTGGATGCCCTGGGCAGGCGCTGCCCGATCCCCGTCATCGAGCTGGCCAAGGTCATCGGCGACGTCCCGGTCGGCGGCACGGTCCGCGTCCTGTCGGACGACGAGGCGGCCCGGCTGGACATCCCGGCGTGGTGCGAGATGCGCGGGCAGGAGTACGTAGGCGAGCAGGCGGCGGAACGGGGCGTGGGGTATGTGGTGCGGCGGGTGAAGTAG
- the coxB gene encoding cytochrome c oxidase subunit II has product MSPNGSDLPRCLKGAGGTPTPRRPMRRKLLQALTAGLVLATATGCSYNWEDFPRLGMPTPTTEEAPRILSLWQGSWAAALATGVLVWGLILWSTVFHRRSRTKVEVPPQTRYNMPIEALYTVVPLIIVSVLFYFTARDESRLLSLDKKPDVTVNVVGYQWSWGFNYIEDVPGSTGNAKTDKNLDAIPDRFKDDFPANAGGVYDVGTPGTRNPQTNNPGPTLWLPKGKTVRFVLTSRDVIHSFWVVPFLMKQDVIPGHTNSFQVTPNKEGTFLGKCAELCGVDHSRMLFNVKVVSPERYEQHLKDLAKKGQTGYVPAGIAQTSHEKNRETNNL; this is encoded by the coding sequence GTGAGTCCCAACGGCTCCGACCTCCCCCGCTGCCTGAAGGGCGCGGGTGGTACCCCCACGCCGCGGCGCCCGATGCGGCGGAAGCTGCTGCAGGCGCTGACTGCGGGCCTGGTCCTGGCGACAGCCACTGGTTGCTCGTACAACTGGGAAGACTTCCCCCGCCTTGGTATGCCCACACCGACCACGGAAGAGGCTCCGCGGATCCTCTCCCTGTGGCAGGGGTCCTGGGCGGCCGCGCTCGCCACCGGCGTGCTGGTCTGGGGCCTGATCCTGTGGAGTACGGTCTTCCACCGGCGCAGCCGCACCAAGGTCGAGGTTCCTCCGCAGACCCGGTACAACATGCCCATCGAGGCGCTGTACACGGTCGTCCCGCTCATCATCGTCTCGGTGCTGTTCTACTTCACCGCCCGCGACGAGTCGAGGCTCCTCAGCCTCGACAAGAAGCCCGACGTCACGGTCAACGTGGTCGGCTATCAGTGGAGCTGGGGCTTCAACTACATCGAGGACGTCCCCGGTTCCACCGGGAACGCCAAGACCGACAAGAACCTGGACGCCATTCCGGACCGGTTCAAGGACGACTTCCCGGCGAACGCCGGCGGTGTCTACGACGTCGGCACGCCCGGTACGCGGAACCCGCAGACGAACAACCCCGGCCCGACCCTCTGGCTCCCCAAGGGCAAGACGGTCCGCTTCGTTCTCACTTCGCGTGACGTCATCCACTCCTTCTGGGTGGTGCCGTTCCTCATGAAGCAGGACGTCATCCCGGGCCACACCAACTCCTTCCAGGTGACCCCCAACAAGGAGGGCACCTTCCTGGGCAAGTGCGCCGAACTCTGCGGCGTCGACCACTCCCGGATGCTGTTCAACGTGAAGGTCGTCTCCCCTGAGCGCTACGAACAGCACCTCAAGGACCTCGCCAAGAAGGGGCAGACCGGTTACGTTCCCGCCGGCATCGCGCAGACGAGCCACGAGAAGAACCGGGAGACGAACAACCTGTGA
- the ctaD gene encoding cytochrome c oxidase subunit I translates to MSILNEPQGAAEAAEDSYENELPVRRKQPGNVVVKWLTTTDHKTIGTLYLITSFAFFCIGGVMALFMRAELARPGTQIMSNEQFNQAFTMHGTVMLLMFATPLFAGFANWIMPLQIGAPDVAFPRLNMFAYWLYLFGSLIAVGGFLTPQGAADFGWFAYSPLSDAVHSPGIGADMWIMGLAFSGFGTILGSVNFITTIICMRAPGMTMFRMPIFVWNTLLTGVLVLLAFPVLAAALFALEADRKFGAHIFDAANGGALLWQHLFWFFGHPEVYIIALPFFGIVSEIIPVFSRKPMFGYMGLIAATISIAGLSVTVWAHHMYVTGGVLLPFFSFMTFLIAVPTGVKFFNWIGTMWKGSLSFETPMLWATGFLITFLFGGLTGVILASPPLDFHVSDSYFVVAHFHYVVFGTVVFAMFAGFHFWWPKMTGKMLDERLGKITFWTLFVGFHGTFLVQHWLGAEGMPRRYADYLAADGFTALNTISTISSFLLGMSILPFFYNVWKTAKYGKKIEVDDPWGYGRSLEWATSCPPPRHNFLTLPRIRSESPAFDLHHPEISALGELETAGHGGSLAGGKEAGK, encoded by the coding sequence GTGAGCATCCTCAACGAACCCCAGGGTGCCGCCGAAGCAGCAGAGGACTCGTACGAGAACGAGCTGCCGGTACGGCGCAAGCAGCCCGGCAACGTCGTGGTCAAGTGGCTCACCACCACTGACCACAAGACGATCGGCACGCTCTATCTGATTACGTCGTTCGCGTTCTTCTGCATCGGCGGCGTGATGGCGCTGTTCATGCGCGCCGAACTCGCCCGTCCCGGCACGCAGATCATGTCGAACGAGCAGTTCAACCAGGCGTTCACGATGCATGGCACCGTGATGCTGCTGATGTTCGCGACGCCGCTGTTCGCCGGCTTCGCGAACTGGATCATGCCGTTGCAGATCGGCGCCCCCGACGTCGCGTTCCCGCGGCTGAACATGTTCGCCTACTGGCTGTACCTGTTCGGCTCGCTCATCGCGGTCGGCGGCTTCCTCACCCCGCAGGGCGCGGCCGACTTCGGCTGGTTCGCCTACAGCCCGCTGTCGGACGCGGTCCACTCGCCGGGTATCGGCGCCGACATGTGGATCATGGGTCTGGCCTTCTCCGGCTTCGGCACGATCCTCGGCTCGGTCAACTTCATCACCACGATCATCTGTATGCGTGCCCCCGGCATGACGATGTTCCGCATGCCGATCTTCGTGTGGAACACGCTGCTGACCGGTGTGCTGGTCCTGCTGGCCTTCCCGGTCCTCGCGGCCGCGCTGTTCGCCCTGGAGGCGGACCGCAAGTTCGGCGCCCACATCTTCGACGCGGCCAACGGCGGAGCCCTGCTCTGGCAGCACCTCTTCTGGTTCTTCGGCCATCCAGAGGTGTACATCATCGCGCTGCCGTTCTTCGGCATCGTTTCCGAGATCATCCCGGTGTTCTCGCGCAAGCCGATGTTCGGCTACATGGGCCTCATCGCCGCCACGATCTCGATTGCCGGCCTCTCCGTGACCGTGTGGGCCCACCACATGTACGTCACCGGCGGTGTGCTGCTTCCGTTCTTCTCCTTCATGACGTTCCTCATCGCCGTGCCAACCGGCGTGAAGTTCTTCAACTGGATCGGGACGATGTGGAAGGGCTCCTTGTCCTTCGAGACACCGATGCTCTGGGCGACCGGCTTCCTGATCACCTTCCTCTTCGGTGGTCTGACCGGTGTCATCCTGGCCTCGCCGCCGCTGGACTTCCACGTCTCGGACTCGTACTTCGTGGTGGCGCACTTCCACTACGTGGTGTTCGGCACGGTGGTGTTCGCGATGTTCGCCGGCTTCCACTTCTGGTGGCCGAAGATGACGGGCAAGATGCTCGACGAGCGCCTCGGAAAGATCACCTTCTGGACGCTGTTCGTGGGCTTCCACGGCACGTTCCTGGTGCAGCACTGGCTCGGTGCCGAGGGCATGCCGCGTCGTTACGCGGACTACCTCGCCGCCGACGGCTTCACCGCGCTGAACACGATCTCGACGATCAGCTCGTTCCTGCTCGGAATGTCGATCCTGCCGTTCTTCTACAACGTGTGGAAGACCGCCAAGTACGGCAAGAAGATCGAGGTCGACGACCCGTGGGGCTACGGCCGTTCACTGGAGTGGGCGACCTCCTGCCCGCCGCCGCGGCACAACTTCCTCACCCTGCCGCGGATCCGCAGTGAATCCCCGGCATTCGACCTGCACCACCCGGAGATCTCCGCTCTCGGCGAGCTCGAGACCGCTGGTCACGGTGGGTCCCTGGCTGGTGGCAAGGAGGCCGGCAAGTGA
- a CDS encoding cytochrome c oxidase subunit 4: MKVQGKMFIWLAVFILVMAIVYGVWSKEPAGTTALFLAFGLSIMIGYYLAFTARRVDALAQDNKNADVADEAGEVGFFSPHSWQPLSLAIGGALAFLGVVFGWWLLYFSVPIIMIGLWGWVFEYYHGENRTQ, encoded by the coding sequence GTGAAGGTCCAAGGCAAGATGTTCATCTGGCTGGCCGTCTTCATCCTCGTCATGGCGATCGTCTATGGCGTGTGGTCGAAGGAGCCGGCCGGCACCACGGCGCTCTTCCTGGCCTTCGGCCTGAGCATCATGATCGGCTACTACCTGGCCTTCACGGCCCGGCGGGTCGACGCGCTGGCGCAGGACAACAAGAACGCGGACGTCGCGGACGAGGCCGGCGAGGTGGGCTTCTTCAGCCCGCACAGCTGGCAGCCGCTGTCCCTGGCCATCGGTGGCGCGCTCGCCTTCCTGGGCGTCGTCTTCGGCTGGTGGCTGCTGTACTTCTCGGTCCCGATCATCATGATCGGCCTGTGGGGCTGGGTCTTCGAGTACTACCACGGTGAGAACCGCACCCAGTAA
- a CDS encoding L,D-transpeptidase — MNHSPRTRTVVSCTTLVVALGASVTACSSDGHPLSAKPYDAAEQIAFNGSTGDSPKVDPDKPLEITAEGDDGRITDVTATDASGRYVAGELSADGTRWHSTSPLAAGAHYTVRVSTEDQDGAPGRKTIGFDTTTPTARKLVDVKFGPEAGEYGVGQPVTAELSLPVKDKAARAVVERALKVDSEPAVDGGWHWVDDKTLHYRPKDYWPTHATIQAYSNLAGIKIAERLWGGNAKSLTLTTGDRLVAVTDAATHAMKVFRDDKLIKQIPVTTGKPGFETRNGVKVVLAKEYFVRMRGTTVGIAEGTADSYDLPVYYATRVTWSGEYVHAAPWSVGNQGIANVSHGCTGMSTANAKWFFENVRLGDIVKVVNSKGATLDPFGNGFGDWNLDWAKWRLGSALVEGPEGPSPAERARLRPQSV, encoded by the coding sequence ATGAACCACTCACCGCGCACCCGCACGGTCGTCAGCTGCACCACGCTGGTGGTCGCCCTCGGCGCGAGCGTCACCGCCTGCAGCTCCGACGGCCACCCGCTCTCGGCGAAGCCGTACGACGCCGCGGAACAGATCGCCTTCAACGGCTCCACGGGCGACAGCCCGAAGGTCGACCCCGACAAGCCCCTGGAGATCACCGCCGAGGGCGACGACGGGCGGATCACCGACGTCACGGCCACGGACGCCTCGGGGCGCTATGTGGCGGGCGAACTCTCCGCCGACGGCACCCGCTGGCACAGCACCTCACCGCTGGCCGCAGGGGCCCACTACACGGTGCGTGTGAGCACCGAGGACCAGGACGGAGCCCCCGGCCGCAAGACCATAGGCTTCGACACCACCACGCCCACCGCGAGGAAGCTGGTGGACGTGAAGTTCGGGCCCGAGGCGGGTGAGTACGGCGTCGGCCAGCCCGTCACGGCCGAACTCAGCCTCCCCGTCAAGGACAAGGCCGCCCGCGCGGTCGTCGAGCGCGCCCTCAAGGTCGACTCCGAGCCCGCCGTGGACGGCGGCTGGCACTGGGTGGACGACAAGACGCTGCACTACCGCCCCAAGGACTACTGGCCCACCCACGCCACCATCCAGGCGTACAGCAACCTTGCGGGCATCAAGATCGCCGAGCGCCTCTGGGGCGGCAACGCCAAGTCCCTGACCCTGACCACGGGCGACCGCCTCGTGGCCGTGACCGACGCCGCCACGCACGCCATGAAGGTCTTCCGCGACGACAAGCTGATCAAGCAAATACCCGTCACCACCGGCAAGCCCGGCTTCGAGACCCGCAACGGCGTCAAGGTCGTCCTGGCCAAGGAGTACTTCGTACGCATGCGCGGCACCACCGTCGGCATCGCCGAGGGCACCGCCGACTCGTACGACCTGCCGGTCTACTACGCCACCCGCGTCACCTGGAGCGGTGAGTACGTGCACGCGGCGCCCTGGTCCGTGGGCAACCAGGGGATCGCCAACGTCAGCCACGGCTGCACCGGGATGAGCACCGCCAACGCCAAGTGGTTCTTCGAGAACGTGCGCCTGGGCGACATCGTGAAGGTCGTCAACTCCAAGGGCGCCACCCTGGACCCGTTCGGCAACGGCTTCGGTGACTGGAACCTCGACTGGGCGAAGTGGCGCCTGGGCAGCGCCCTTGTTGAGGGACCCGAGGGCCCGAGCCCGGCGGAAAGGGCGAGACTGCGCCCGCAGAGCGTGTGA
- a CDS encoding response regulator transcription factor, with protein sequence MQPTATVLVYSDDSNTREQVRLATGRRPAADVPAVEFVECATPGAVIKELDKGGVDVCVLDGEAVPMGGMGVCRQIKDEVFNCPPVLVLIGRPQDAWLATWSRADAAVTLPVDPVEFASALASLLRRKALLGA encoded by the coding sequence ATGCAGCCGACCGCCACGGTGCTGGTCTACAGCGACGACTCCAACACCCGGGAGCAGGTGCGGCTCGCTACCGGGCGCAGGCCCGCCGCGGACGTTCCCGCCGTCGAGTTCGTCGAGTGCGCGACGCCCGGCGCCGTCATCAAGGAGCTGGACAAGGGCGGCGTCGACGTCTGTGTGCTGGACGGTGAGGCCGTACCCATGGGCGGCATGGGGGTGTGCCGCCAGATCAAGGACGAGGTGTTCAACTGCCCGCCGGTGCTTGTGCTCATCGGGCGGCCGCAGGACGCGTGGCTGGCCACGTGGAGCCGTGCCGATGCCGCTGTGACGCTGCCGGTGGATCCCGTGGAGTTCGCCTCCGCGCTGGCCTCTCTGCTGCGCAGGAAGGCTCTTCTGGGCGCCTGA
- a CDS encoding cytochrome c oxidase subunit 3 — translation MSDVATATTVETGHAHPSVNRPNLVSVGTIIWLSSELMFFAALFAMYFTLRSVTGPDHWKEMASALNFPFSATNTTILVLSSLTCQLGVFAAERGDVKKLRGWFIVTFIMGAIFVGGQVFEYTELVKHEGLSLSSDPYGSAFYLTTGFHGLHVTGGLIAFLLVLGRTYAARRFTHEQATAAIVVSYYWHFVDVVWIGLFATIYMIK, via the coding sequence ATGTCGGACGTGGCGACAGCAACGACAGTAGAAACCGGGCACGCGCACCCGTCGGTCAATCGGCCGAACCTCGTCAGCGTCGGAACGATCATCTGGCTGAGTTCCGAGCTGATGTTCTTCGCGGCCCTCTTCGCGATGTACTTCACCCTGCGATCGGTGACCGGTCCCGACCACTGGAAGGAAATGGCGTCTGCCCTGAACTTCCCGTTCTCGGCGACGAATACCACCATCCTGGTGCTCTCCTCACTGACCTGTCAGCTCGGCGTGTTCGCCGCCGAGCGCGGGGATGTGAAGAAGCTCCGGGGCTGGTTCATCGTCACCTTCATCATGGGTGCGATCTTCGTCGGCGGTCAGGTCTTCGAGTACACCGAGCTGGTCAAGCACGAGGGTCTCTCGCTCTCGTCCGACCCGTACGGCTCGGCGTTCTACCTGACCACCGGCTTCCACGGACTGCACGTGACGGGCGGACTCATCGCCTTCCTGCTGGTCCTCGGCCGTACCTACGCGGCCCGGAGGTTCACCCATGAGCAGGCGACCGCCGCCATCGTCGTGTCCTACTACTGGCACTTCGTCGATGTCGTCTGGATCGGCCTCTTCGCCACGATCTACATGATCAAGTAA
- a CDS encoding c-type cytochrome, translating into MKKLSARRRHPLAAVVVLLLALAATGGLYTAFAPASKAQADETAQSLAIEEGKKLYAVGCASCHGTGGQGTSDGPSLVGVGAAAVDFQVGTGRMPAQQPGAQVPKKKVSYSQTEIDQLAAYIASLGAGPSIPTKSQVSPEGADIAEGGELFRTNCAQCHNFTGKGGALTNGKYAPSLEGVDPKHIYEAMQTGPQNMPSFPDTTLTEKNKQDIIAYLDAVNSDDTESPGGLELGGLGPVSEGLFGWVFGLGGLIVVAVWVAARTAKAKKS; encoded by the coding sequence GTGAAAAAGCTCTCCGCACGACGACGCCATCCGCTGGCGGCGGTCGTCGTCCTACTCCTCGCGCTGGCGGCCACCGGGGGGCTGTACACCGCGTTCGCACCCGCGAGCAAGGCGCAGGCCGATGAAACCGCCCAGTCCCTCGCCATCGAAGAGGGCAAGAAGCTCTACGCCGTGGGCTGCGCAAGCTGCCACGGAACCGGCGGTCAGGGCACCTCCGACGGGCCGAGCCTGGTGGGCGTCGGCGCCGCGGCGGTCGACTTCCAGGTCGGCACCGGACGCATGCCGGCCCAGCAGCCGGGCGCTCAGGTCCCGAAGAAGAAGGTCAGCTACTCGCAGACCGAGATCGACCAGCTCGCGGCGTACATCGCCTCCCTCGGTGCCGGTCCCTCGATCCCGACGAAGAGTCAGGTCAGCCCCGAGGGCGCGGACATCGCCGAGGGCGGCGAGCTCTTCCGCACCAACTGCGCGCAGTGCCACAACTTCACCGGCAAGGGTGGCGCGCTGACCAACGGCAAGTACGCGCCCAGCCTCGAGGGTGTCGACCCGAAGCACATCTACGAGGCCATGCAGACCGGCCCGCAGAACATGCCGTCCTTCCCCGACACCACGCTGACGGAGAAGAACAAGCAGGACATCATCGCGTACCTCGACGCGGTCAACAGCGACGACACGGAGAGCCCCGGTGGTCTGGAGCTGGGCGGCCTCGGGCCGGTCAGCGAGGGCCTCTTCGGCTGGGTCTTCGGTCTCGGCGGACTGATCGTCGTTGCCGTGTGGGTCGCCGCCCGGACCGCAAAGGCCAAGAAGTCATGA
- a CDS encoding ubiquinol-cytochrome c reductase iron-sulfur subunit encodes MSSQDIPEENAPAERAADEQAHGAVSVADEQHPFADPGLPPHEHRIQDIDERAAKRSERTVALLFTLSMLATVGFIAAFVTIPADEIVYIFPLGHISALNFALGMTLGVALFCIGAGAVHWARTLMSDVEIADERHAIEAAPEVRAQVHADFKQGAKESALGRRKLIRNTMFGALTLVPLSGIVLLRDLGPLPEDKLRHTLWSKGKLLVNVNTNEPLRPSDVAVGSLTFAKPEGLEEHDHDFQNEIAKAALMIVRIQPDNIKDKQELEWSYQGIVAYSKICTHVGCPISLYEQQTHHVLCPCHQSTFDLSDGARVIFGPAGHALPQLRIGVNDEGYLEALGDFEEPVGPAFWERG; translated from the coding sequence ATGAGTAGCCAAGACATTCCAGAAGAGAACGCGCCCGCCGAGCGGGCCGCCGACGAGCAGGCGCACGGCGCCGTGAGCGTCGCCGACGAGCAGCATCCGTTCGCGGATCCCGGTCTGCCGCCGCACGAGCACCGCATCCAGGACATCGACGAGCGGGCCGCCAAGCGCTCCGAGCGCACGGTCGCCCTGCTGTTCACGCTGTCGATGCTGGCCACGGTCGGCTTCATCGCCGCGTTCGTGACGATCCCGGCCGACGAGATCGTCTACATCTTCCCGCTCGGCCACATCAGCGCACTGAACTTCGCCCTGGGCATGACGCTGGGCGTGGCGCTGTTCTGCATCGGCGCGGGCGCGGTCCACTGGGCCCGGACCCTGATGTCCGACGTGGAGATCGCCGACGAGCGCCACGCGATCGAGGCGGCCCCCGAGGTCCGTGCCCAGGTCCACGCGGACTTCAAGCAGGGCGCCAAGGAGTCCGCGCTCGGCCGCCGCAAGCTGATCCGCAACACGATGTTCGGCGCGCTGACCCTGGTCCCGCTGTCCGGCATCGTCCTGCTGCGCGACCTCGGTCCGCTGCCGGAGGACAAGCTGCGGCACACGCTGTGGTCCAAGGGCAAGCTGCTCGTCAACGTGAACACCAACGAGCCGCTGCGTCCCTCCGACGTCGCCGTCGGCTCGCTGACCTTCGCCAAGCCCGAGGGCCTGGAGGAGCACGACCACGATTTCCAGAACGAGATCGCCAAGGCGGCCCTGATGATCGTCCGGATCCAGCCGGACAACATCAAGGACAAGCAGGAACTCGAGTGGTCCTACCAGGGCATCGTGGCCTACTCGAAGATCTGCACCCACGTCGGTTGCCCGATCTCCTTGTACGAGCAGCAGACGCACCACGTCCTCTGCCCGTGCCACCAGTCCACCTTCGACCTCTCCGACGGTGCCCGAGTCATCTTCGGCCCGGCCGGTCACGCCCTGCCGCAGCTGCGCATCGGCGTGAACGACGAGGGCTACCTCGAGGCGCTCGGCGACTTCGAAGAGCCCGTCGGTCCTGCATTCTGGGAGCGCGGATGA